Proteins from one Cryptomeria japonica chromosome 4, Sugi_1.0, whole genome shotgun sequence genomic window:
- the LOC131031983 gene encoding probable polyol transporter 4, with protein MADAMDLSSKAKELDMEDSFHEKKHVKKFVIACAVLASMNSILLGYDAGVMSGAVIFIRRDLGLNDVQVEMLIGSLNLVSLVGAALAGRTSDAVGRRWTMALAALIFLLGSVVMAVAPTFAWLMVGRLLGGLGVGYALLIAPVYTTEVAPAASRGALTCFPEIFINVGIFIGYISNYALKGLPDHLNWRVMLALGVVPPIFLGIGVLAMPESPRWLVMKERNDDALKVLLRTSESRAEAHERLAQIAEGITYARQKTRNSGGGGGSMQSSGEGTWREIFRATAPVRRMLIIALGLQFFQQAGGIDATVYYSPTTFKAAGMKSQGAVLGATMAVGFAKAGFVIVAAVLIDRVGRRPLLLTSAIGSTVSLLVLALSLQFIGNAPGAAHQAAGYLAVIAACGNVAFFSIGMGPVNWVLGSEIFPLRLRAKAASLGVGVNRTLSGVVSVSFLSLTDAITVPGAFFLFAGVSFLCSVFIYFLVPETKGKTLEEIVAFFHIGHEHETLGSSQVEMGNSASTVQTAVKLKDGSEQTGEKLKEGSNTQEA; from the exons ATGGCAGATGCTATGGATTTGAGTTCTAAAGCAAAGGAACTAGACATGGAGGATTCATTCCATGAGAAGAAACACGTGAAGAAGTTCGTAATTGCATGTGCAGTTCTGGCCTCTATGAACTCCATCTTGCTTGGCTATG ATGCGGGAGTGATGAGTGGTGCCGTTATATTCATACGCAGAGACCTAGGCTTGAATGACGTGCAGGTTGAGATGCTGATTGGATCGCTGAACTTGGTATCTCTAGTGGGCGCCGCCCTTGCGGGAAGAACCTCGGACGCCGTGGGGCGAAGGTGGACAATGGCCCTTGCAGCTCTCATATTCCTTCTGGGCTCCGTCGTCATGGCCGTGGCGCCAACCTTCGCGTGGCTCATGGTGGGCAGACTTCTCGGCGGATTAGGAGTCGGCTACGCTCTGCTCATAGCGCCAGTCTACACCACAGAAGTGGCTCCGGCCGCCTCGAGAGGCGCGCTCACATGCTTTCCCGAGATTTTCATCAACGTGGGCATTTTTATCGGCTATATCTCAAACTATGCTCTGAAAGGCCTTCCGGATCATCTCAACTGGAGGGTGATGCTCGCATTAGGCGTCGTGCCGCCCATTTTCCTGGGCATAGGCGTGCTCGCCATGCCGGAGAGTCCGAGATGGCTGGTCATGAAAGAACGCAATGACGATGCTTTGAAAGTTCTGCTCCGGACCTCCGAGTCCCGGGCAGAGGCGCACGAAAGGCTTGCTCAGATCGCGGAAGGCATTACGTACGCCCGCCAAAAGACGAGAAATAGCGGCGGTGGCGGCGGGAGCATGCAATCGTCCGGCGAGGGGACGTGGCGAGAGATTTTTCGGGCGACGGCGCCCGTGAGACGGATGCTGATCATTGCGCTGGGCTTGCAATTCTTTCAGCAGGCGGGTGGAATCGACGCCACGGTGTACTATTCCCCCACGACGTTCAAGGCTGCGGGGATGAAAAGCCAGGGTGCAGTCCTCGGGGCCACCATGGCCGTGGGCTTTGCCAAGGCCGGATTTGTCATTGTGGCGGCTGTTTTGATCGATCGAGTTGGGCGAAGGCCCCTGCTGCTAACCAGCGCAATTGGGTCCACGGTTTCTTTGCTTGTATTGGCTCTGTCTTTGCAGTTCATAGGAAATGCGCCTGGTGCTGCACACCAAGCCGCTGGGTATTTGGCCGTCATTGCGGCTTGCGGGAACGTGGCGTTTTTCTCTATCGGAATGGGGCCCGTGAATTGGGTGCTCGGGTCGGAGATTTTTCCGCTCCGGCTTCGGGCAAAGGCCGCAAGCCTTGGCGTCGGAGTGAACAGAACTTTGAGCGGCGTGGTGTCCGTAAGTTTTCTCAGTCTGACAGATGCGATTACTGTACCCGGGGCTTTCTTTTTGTTCGCCGGTGTTTCGTTTCTGTGTTCGGTGTTTATCTATTTCCTTGTGCCAGAGACTAAAGGGAAGACCTTGGAAGAGATTGTGGCCTTTTTTCACATTGGGCACGAGCACGAAACGCTGGGTTCGTCTCAGGTTGAGATGGGGAACAGTGCCAGTACTGTTCAGACAGCTGTGAAGTTAAAAGATGGGAGCGAACAAACAGGTGAGAAGCTGAAAGAGGGCAGTAATACTCAGGAAGCATGA
- the LOC131031995 gene encoding probable polyol transporter 4, translating to MEEDKSLAKANLMAGKETATEISKPKRNKFVIACAVLASTNSILLGYDIGVMSGAVLFIRKDLGIHDLEVEILIGSLNIICLLGAALAGKTSDVVGRRWTMALAAVIFFVGAVVMSLAPSFAWLMVGRLVAGMGVGYALVIAPVYTAEVAPASSRGTLTCFPEIFINLGILLGYVANYAFQGLPVHYSWRVMLGMGVIPPFFIGVFVLFMPESPRWLIMKNRNEDAMKVLLRTSDSEAEAEERLAQIMEGIQYAQKNLKKGGQSSEVDPLKSEGEGTWGELLFKSTPTIRRMLIVGLGVQFFQQASGIDATVYYSPVTFKKAGIKSQNAILGATMAIGFVKTGFIVVAAFFIDKVGRRPLLLTSTAGTTLSLSALALCLIIVGKTSGSTHEAFAFLAVIAACANVAFFSIGLGPVNWVMGAEIYPLRLRAKAAGLGVGVNRLVSGVVSVTFLSFSNAISVPGVFFFYAGFALLALGFVYLFVPETKGKTLEEIVEYFNNESSRKTATPSQLELGNGKISTAPTDGAQSTGPTVSKE from the exons ATGGAAGAAGACAAGAGCTTAGCTAAGGCAAATCTTATGGCTGGGAAGGAAACGGCCACGGAGATTTCGAAGCCCAAGAGAAACAAGTTTGTCATAGCTTGTGCAGTACTCGCCTCCACTAACTCGATTTTGTTGGGCTATG ATATTGGAGTGATGAGCGGGGCCGTTCTGTTCATTCGCAAGGATCTGGGCATACATGACCTGGAGGTGGAGATCCTGATCGGCTCACTGAATATTATATGCCTGCTGGGGGCGGCCCTGGCCGGGAAAACGTCAGATGTGGTGGGGCGAAGATGGACCATGGCTCTCGCAGCAGTCATATTTTTTGTGGGTGCAGTTGTGATGTCACTAGCGCCTTCCTTCGCGTGGCTTATGGTGGGCAGACTGGTGGCCGGCATGGGGGTTGGCTACGCGCTCGTCATCGCTCCCGTCTACACGGCTGAGGTGGCTCCTGCCTCCTCCCGTGGAACGCTCACCTGCTTTCCCGAGATCTTCATAAACTTGGGAATTCTGCTGGGCTACGTAGCCAACTACGCATTCCAGGGCTTGCCGGTGCATTACAGCTGGCGGGTAATGCTGGGTATGGGTGTCATTCCTCCCTTTTTCATTGGTGTCTTTGTGCTTTTCATGCCCGAGTCTCCGCGGTGGCTCATCATGAAGAACCGCAACGAGGACGCCATGAAAGTACTTCTCAGAACCTCCGACAGCGAAGCCGAGGCAGAGGAGAGATTGGCGCAGATCATGGAAGGAATTCAGTACGCGCAGAAGAATCTGAAGAAGGGTGGTCAGAGCTCGGAGGTAGATCCGCTGAAAAGCGAGGGAGAGGGAACGTGGGGTGAGTTGTTATTCAAGAGCACGCCAACCATTAGGCGTATGTTGATCGTGGGCTTGGGTGTGCAGTTCTTCCAGCAGGCCTCGGGCATTGACGCCACCGTCTATTACAGCCCAGTCACTTTCAAGAAGGCAGGAATTAAGAGCCAAAACGCCATACTCGGGGCAACAATGGCCATAGGATTTGTCAAGACCGGATTTATTGTGGTGGccgctttcttcattgacaaagtAGGGCGGAGGCCGCTGTTGCTCACCAGCACAGCTGGGACGACTTTGTCCCTTTCGGCTCTGGCGCTGTGTCTCATCATTGTGGGAAAAACGTCCGGCTCAACCCACGAAGCCTTTGCGTTTTTAGCTGTTATTGCAGCGTGTGCTAACGTTGCATTCTTCTCGATCGGGCTGGGCCCGGTTAATTGGGTGATGGGGGCGGAGATATATCCTCTTCGCCTCCGGGCCAAGGCAGCCGGCCTTGGTGTGGGGGTTAACAGACTTGTGAGCGGAGTGGTTTCCGTCACATTTCTAAGCTTTTCCAATGCAATCAGTGTGCCTGGCGTCTTCTTCTTCTACGCGGGCTTTGCTCTTCTGGCATTGGGGTTTGTGTATTTGTTTGTGCCGGAGACTAAAGGCAAAACCTTGGAAGAGATTGTGGAATACTTTAACAACGAATCTTCAAGAAAGACTGCTACTCCTAGCCAATTGGAGCTTGGGAATGGTAAAATCAGTACAGCGCCAACAGATGGAGCACAATCTACAGGGCCTACGGTATCAAAGGAGTAA